Within Bdellovibrionales bacterium, the genomic segment GCACCCCCATGGTCCCGGTCCTTCCGAAACCTTTGAAAGACAACTATACCTCATCAGAAGACGGATTGAAAAAATGGTCGAAGAGGCGTGTCTGCATCCCTCGCAATGCGCCTACGTCCTGTCTTTGTCTGCCAACACTCTTATCTACAAGGGAATGCTCAAGCCGAGCCAACTCGATCAGTTTTTTCTTGATCTTAAGAATCCCTTATTTTGCTCTGCCCTCGCATTGGTACACTCGCGATTCAGCACCAACACCTTTCCTTCTTGGTCACTCGCTCAACCCTTTCGCCATCTTTGCCACAACGGCGAAATCAACACGCTCAAGGGCAACCGAAAGTGGATGAGAGCCCGTGAAGGCCGGTTCGCAAGCTCATCCTTGGGCGAAACTCATGTTCAAACTCTGCCTCTCCTCCACCCATCTGAAAGCGATTCGGCAAGTCTGGACCGCACTCTGGAACTGCTTTACCAAAACGGCCGAAGTCTCGCCCACGCTGGCCTGATGTTAATTCCTGATCCCTGGGAAAACCTTCGACAGCTCTCACCACAAGAATACGACTTTTATCGGTATCATTCTATGTTGATGGAGCCTTGGGACGGTCCTGCTGCTGTCTGTTTTACAAATGGTCGACAGATCGGAGCCAAACTTGATCGTAACGGTCTCCGACCTTTGCGGTATTTCAAAACAAAGGATGGACGAGTGATTCTCGCCTCCGAAGCGGGAGCTGTTCGTGAGGACGAAGATCTGATTGCTCACAAAGGTCGAGTCGCCCCGGGACAGATTCTCATTGTAGACACCGACAAGCAAAAAATATTCAATGATCGAGAGATTAGAACAGAACTTGCCCAAAAAGCTCCTTACGGCGACTGGCTCAAAGAGAGCGCTGTGCAACTAAAGCAAATCACAAGATTCGATCCTGAGCCGAGCAAGATCAGCAACAGACCTGCAAAACACGACACTGGGGATAAGAGCCAATTTGAAACCAATGAGTTCGCCAGACTCCAAGGTGCCTTTGGCTACACAAGAGAAGAAATCCAATCCGTTCTTTTGCCTATGGCTCGAGAGGGCAAAGAAGTTGTCTCTTCGATGGGAAATGACACTCCCCTTGCCATCCTCTCTGAGCAACCTCAATTGCTCTTTAATTATTTTCGCCAATCATTTGCGCAAGTCACAAATCCACCGATTGACCCTATTCGTGAAAATCAAGTGATGTCTCTCTTGTCGTGGATAGGCCCGCTGCCTTCTCTTTTATCAGAAGGCGTTGCTACAGGAATCAGAGTCGAGTGTCCCAGTCCTCTCCTGAACCAAGACGAACTCGAGAGCCTTCTGGGTTGGGAACATTCAGATTGGAAGATTTATCGCCTTTCACTGCTCTATAAAGCACAAAACGAAGACAGTTTAACTCATGCGCTCGATGACTTGATCCAAAAAGTGGATCAAATGGTTGCTGACGGCGTCACTTGTCTTGTTCTCAGTGACCGGGGACTTGATGCTCATCATTTGCCAATTCCAAGCCTACTCGCAGTAAGTGCCGTCCACCAGCACCTGATTCGTCAAAAGGCGCGTTCGCAAATTGATATTTTAATAGAGAGTGCAGAACCTCGAACCGTTCATCACGTGGCTTGCCTGTTGGGTTATGGGGCCAGTGGCGTAGTTCCCTATTTGGCTTTTGAAACTCTTCGCCAAGAGCTTCTGCTGGATTCAAAATCTAAAGAGTGGCATCAGGCTTTGGATCGATACCGACATGCAATTGATACTGGACTCCTCAAAATATTTTCAAGAATGGGTATCTCGACAGCTCAGTCCTATAAAGGTGCACAGATTTTTGAGATCATCGGAATCAGTCGCCGCGTTGTAGACACCCATTTTTCAGGATCTCTTTCTCGGTTGGACGGATTAGGCTTGCGTGAAATTCAGGAAGAAAGCAAACGTCGGCACGATCTTGCCTATACCACCCGCTTTGATTCTATTCCCGCTGGAAACGATATTCATTATAGACCCAAGGGAGAAGTACACAGTTGGCGACCTGAAGTAATAGAGAATTTGCAAGTTGCGGTTCGTACTGAGAGCAAAACAGCATATAAGAAGTATTCCGAGCTTCTGAACGAAGAATCTCAGCATCCCACCAACCTGAGAAATCTTCTCCGCCTGCGTTTTGTTCCAACACCTTTGCCCCTCAATAAAGTCGAATCGGCTGCGAGCATCGTCAAATGCTTCACGACGGGCGCGATGTCGCTTGGAGCGCTCAGCGAGGAAGTTCATCAAACGCTGGCCAAGACAATGAATCGACTTGGAGCCAAGAGTAATTCTGGGGAAGGAGGCGAAGATCCCCTTCGCTATCCGTCTTCGGGTCAAACTGAAAATTTGAACTCAGCTATCAAGCAAGTGGCTTCTGGGAGATTTGGAGTCACGGCAGCCTATTTGCGGAGCGCCCAAGAGATACAAATCAAAATGGCCCAAGGAGCAAAGCCGGGCGAGGGAGGACAGCTACCTGGCGACAAGGTCGATCGAACGATCGCTCGGTTGCGGCACGCCACGCCAGGTGTTCCGTTGATCTCTCCACCTCCCC encodes:
- the gltB gene encoding glutamate synthase large subunit, which encodes MPKQQGLYDPSLEKGSCGVGFIAQINGQKSSAIVRQALELLKNLEHRGAEGADEKSGDGAGILCQIPHDFLVSVTHGIGIQLPAPGHYGVGMMFLPRDDFERRTVRNIVKQAVAEAGFNFLGWRSVPVDGETIGPLARSFQPRIRQFFVTHPHGPGPSETFERQLYLIRRRIEKMVEEACLHPSQCAYVLSLSANTLIYKGMLKPSQLDQFFLDLKNPLFCSALALVHSRFSTNTFPSWSLAQPFRHLCHNGEINTLKGNRKWMRAREGRFASSSLGETHVQTLPLLHPSESDSASLDRTLELLYQNGRSLAHAGLMLIPDPWENLRQLSPQEYDFYRYHSMLMEPWDGPAAVCFTNGRQIGAKLDRNGLRPLRYFKTKDGRVILASEAGAVREDEDLIAHKGRVAPGQILIVDTDKQKIFNDREIRTELAQKAPYGDWLKESAVQLKQITRFDPEPSKISNRPAKHDTGDKSQFETNEFARLQGAFGYTREEIQSVLLPMAREGKEVVSSMGNDTPLAILSEQPQLLFNYFRQSFAQVTNPPIDPIRENQVMSLLSWIGPLPSLLSEGVATGIRVECPSPLLNQDELESLLGWEHSDWKIYRLSLLYKAQNEDSLTHALDDLIQKVDQMVADGVTCLVLSDRGLDAHHLPIPSLLAVSAVHQHLIRQKARSQIDILIESAEPRTVHHVACLLGYGASGVVPYLAFETLRQELLLDSKSKEWHQALDRYRHAIDTGLLKIFSRMGISTAQSYKGAQIFEIIGISRRVVDTHFSGSLSRLDGLGLREIQEESKRRHDLAYTTRFDSIPAGNDIHYRPKGEVHSWRPEVIENLQVAVRTESKTAYKKYSELLNEESQHPTNLRNLLRLRFVPTPLPLNKVESAASIVKCFTTGAMSLGALSEEVHQTLAKTMNRLGAKSNSGEGGEDPLRYPSSGQTENLNSAIKQVASGRFGVTAAYLRSAQEIQIKMAQGAKPGEGGQLPGDKVDRTIARLRHATPGVPLISPPPHHDIYSIEDLKQLIFDLRNLNPKAAISVKLVSQAGVGTVAAGVAKAYADKILISGDTGGTGAAPLSSIKHVGGPWEMGLAETHQTLVLNGMRDKVRLESDGQMRTGRDIAIACLLGADEFGFSTAPLITQGCLMMKKCHLNTCPVGIATQDPILRERFKGSSEYLIRYFFFVAEEVRQIMAKMGFRTLKEMRGRVDRLDWNQNHQNWKIKTLDLSTLLHRSQTIHSFPKRTHSRVAHPDKVLDRELISLTEKSVEQNESISIRMNIKNTNLCTGTLLSGHLVEKYGASGLSEDSIRLLLKGSAGQSLGAFLIPGISIQIEGEANDYAGKGLCGGKIAIFPPANSPLLPSESIIVGNTSLYGATSGEFYAYGLAGERFAVRNSGATAVIEGVGDHGCEYMTGGTVVILGPVGRNFAAGVSGGQIFVWDQSKTLLDNINPEMVTALPLHNDKQEQILRKMIEKHYSYTNSHRAHEILENWEINLPLFFAVTWRGETMPQKKYSSTTSKLDMTKQPLEVQHG